One region of Thunnus albacares chromosome 20, fThuAlb1.1, whole genome shotgun sequence genomic DNA includes:
- the LOC122971207 gene encoding elongin-B-like, producing MDVFLMIRRHKTTIFTDAKESTTVYELKRIVEGILKRPPEDQRLYKDDQLLEDSKTLGDSGFTNQTARPQAPATVGLAFRINDEMFEQLHVEAFSSPPELPDVMKPQDSGSTANEQAVQ from the exons ATg gaCGTGTTCTTAATGATCCGGCGTCACAAGACCACAATCTTCACAGATGCCAAGGAGTCCACCACCGTCTATGAGCTGAAGCGTATTGTTGAAGGTATTCTGAAGAGACCACCTGAGGACCAGCGGCTCTACAAA GATGACCAGCTGCTAGAGGACAGCAAAACTCTTGGTGACAGCGGATTCACCAACCAGACTGCCAGACCTCAGGCCCCAGCTACAGTTGGTCTGGCTTTCCGCATCAATG ATGAGATGTTCGAGCAGCTGCACGTCGAGGCCTTCTCCAGCCCCCCAGAACTCCCCGATGTGATGAAGCCTCAGGACTCCGGTAGCACTGCCAACGAACAGGCAGTGCAGTGA
- the pkmyt1 gene encoding membrane-associated tyrosine- and threonine-specific cdc2-inhibitory kinase, with the protein MSVAVETTVSRVPLPLPTHFSHAEQSFSLKKRRLPFSSSSTSNSSCSSPARLSHSLPPLPPSKGCPPLSRMFPQHPSPWTPLSRSLTKSPPPNSVYDPSKQQSYFSQCFTNLGLLGRGSFGEVYKVQSSKDGRQYAVKRSTHRFRGNSERNRSVREARNHERLCPHPHILNFVAAWEECGRLFIQTELCSTSLLLHAENQPPGPDERAAWGYLCDLLSALQHLHSHGFVHLDLKPANVLITDSGCLKLGDFGLLLELKQNSTDPVEGKVKDDIQEGDPRYMAPELLRGEYGPAADVFSLGVSILELACNIEVPNGGEGWQQLRQGYLPSQFTSGLSAELQTVLRMMLAPEPSDRPTVSELLALPSVRKHRWKRRICLLLAETMLTFASLCQSVMCFGCRLLSSLHLSFLPRWTKPVPCTPPKDSWDKELTLPLSAMHADSGSPEDDAVFVLDPLDPELSPTFSHRVKSRLCVESTSTPLPGSPAHSHRSPAHTPTHSNLYDWSSCDLAPTPSSIHSNGSCRTLTPSASPIHAELHTDSMYESSTQSRHTSSTKSSQRRGRNWVRTEEAVPRPNFEPKNLLSLFEDTAIEG; encoded by the exons ATGTCGGTGGCGGTGGAAACCACAGTTTCCAGGGTGCCTCTCCCTCTTCCGACTCACTTCTCCCATGCAGAGCAGTCTTTTTCCCTCAAGAAGCGCCGTCTCCCTTTCTCCTCGTCTTCTACGTCCAACTCATCCTGCTCCTCCCCAGCTCGGCTCTCACACTCTCTGCCCCCGCTGCCACCGTCCAAGGGATGTCCCCCTTTGAGCCGGATGTTCCCCCAGCATCCATCCCCCTGGACACCCCTATCACGTTCTCTTACTAAGTCTCCCCCTCCAAATTCGGTATATGATCCCAGTAAGCAGCAGTCCTATTTCAGTCAGTGCTTCACTAATTTGGGCCTGCTGGGGAGGGGCTCATTCGGAGAGGTCTACAAG GTGCAAAGCAGCAAGGACGGCCGCCAGTATGCAGTCAAGCGCTCTACTCATCGCTTCAGGGGCAACAGTGAGAGGAACCGGAGTGTGAGGGAGGCCAGAAACCACGAGCGCCTCTGTCCCCATCCTCACATCTTGAACTTTGTGGCAGCCTGGGAGGAGTGTGGCCGACTGTTCATTCAGACAGAGCTGTGTAGCACCAGCTTGCTGCTCCATGCTGAAAACCAGCCTCCTGGCCCAG ATGAGCGTGCAGCTTGGGGTTACCTGTGCGACCTTCTCTCAGCACTGCAGCACTTGCACTCTCACGGTTTTGTGCATCTAGACCTCAAGCCTGCCAACGTCCTTATCACTGACTCTGGGTGTCTCAAACTGGGGGACTTCGGGCTGCTACTTGAGCTCAAACAGAACAGCACAGATCCTGTAGAGGGGAAAGTGAAAGACGATATCCAGGAGGGAGATCCCAGATACATGGCCCCTGAGCTGCTGCGTGGGGAGTACGGGCCTGCTGCAGATGTTTTCAG tttGGGCGTTTCTATTCTGGAGCTTGCCTGTAATATCGAGGTTCCCAATGGTGGAGAGGGCTGGCAACAGCTCAGACAAGGCTACCTCCCCTCACAGTTTACCAGTG gCCTATCAGCTGAGCTTCAGACAGTACTGCGGATGATGTTGGCCCCTGAACCGTCAGACAGACCGACAGTCTCTGAACTTCTTGCCCTCCCCTCTGTTAGGAAACACAGGTGGAAGAGGCGCATCTGCCTTTTGCTCGCTGAGACCATGCTGACCTTTGCCTCCCTCTGCCAG tcGGTCATGTGCTTTGGATGTagactcctctcttctcttcatttGTCGTTCCTCCCTCGTTGGACCAAGCCAGTACCCTGCACTCCTCCTAAGGACAGCTGGGACAAGGAGTTAACCCTTCCTCTCAGCGCCATGCATGCTGACTCAGGCAGCCCAGAGGATGATGCAGTGTTTGTGCTGGACCCCTTGGACCCGGAGCTTTCCCCTACCTTCTCACACAG GGTCAAATCCAGACTATGTGTAGAGAGTACGTCCACTCCTCTCCCAGGCTCCCCAGCGCACAGTCATCGCAGTCCTGCCCACACGCCCACTCACTCAAATCTGTATGATTGGTCCTCCTGTGACTTAGCGCCGACCCCCTCCAGCATCCACTCAAATGGTTCCTGCCGCACGCTGACGCCCAGCGCGAGCCCCATACACGCAGAGCTTCACACCGACAGCATGTATGAAAGCTCCACGCAGAGCCGACACACTTCATCCACCAAGTCCTCGCAGCGGCGTGGTCGTAACTGGGTCCGAACAGAGGAGGCTGTACCCCGGCCCAACTTTGAACCAAAGAACCTGCTCAGTCTGTTCGAAGATACCGCTATAGAGGGATAG
- the LOC122971728 gene encoding zinc finger protein 2 homolog yields MAAALKTQEGDGVLVCTKMSKIERLNARVEKLLFKAVQEVLEVVKETVSEYQEKTARTQRENQSLKRRLQELQEKLQLESNGIVPQICPPSQPAKVDLHPMKQKQKEELEEDIELIPSDKDISVICPSNPYEDLDCEASILPLAPSCLSPKCTTRLLVDEDYLHDSKTLKTEADNRLSTPISNQENPIIELTITESDNKMKEEPTSDEDAVHTTSYFYDDARRGITSFSRLNLEPPEANTGPHPTESRDVFSLDQNGTEELLSQRYNSAGAVEQHATQTNTKVCGSGSKAFERNTRKHYCCSLCGRTFRHAGDYKKHNRVHTGEKPYCCSVCGKRFSQSGYLTVHLRYHTGEKPFGCSHCGKSFSHSSNMKKHQQTHL; encoded by the exons ATGGCAGCCGCCTTGAAGACACAGGAAGGGGATGGTGTGTTAGTG tgcaCAAAGATGTCCAAAATTGAGCGTCTGAATGCTCGAGTGgaaaaactgctgtttaaaGCAGTGCAGGAGGTTCTGGAGGTGGTGAAGGAGACGGTGTCAGAGTACCAGGAGAAAACTGCCCGAACCCAGAGGGAGAACCAGAGTCTGAAGAGGAGACTGCAGGAGCTCCAGGAGAAGTTACAATTGGAGAGCAATG GAATTGTGCCTCAGATTTGCCCTCCATCCCAGCCGGCCAAGGTGGACCTACATCCcatgaagcagaaacagaaagaggagcTGGAAGAGGACATTGAACTCATCCCCTCTGATAAGGACATTTCAGTAATCTGTCCCTCAAATCCATATGAAGACCTGGACTGTGAGGCATCCATCCTACCATTAGCCCCCTCCTGTCTTTCCCCTAAATGTACAACAAGACTACTAGTGGATGAGGATTATTTACACGACTCAAAAACTCTCAAAACCGAGGCTGACAACAGACTGTCAACACCAATTTCAAACCAAGAAAACCCCATAATTGAACTTACAATCACTGAAAgtgataataaaatgaaagaagagcCTACATCAGATGAAGACGCTGTGCACACCACaagttatttttatgatgacGCTCGTAGAGGCATTACATCCTTCAGCAGGCTAAACCTAGAACCCCCTGAAGCCAATACAGGACCACACCCCACTGAGTCAAGAGATgttttcagtctggaccaaaatggCACAGAAGAGCTTCTGTCTCAAAGATACAACAGTGCTGGAGCAGTAGAACAACACGccactcaaacaaacacaaaagtgtGTGGTTCAGGCTCGAAAGCATTCGAGAGAAACACCAGAAAACACTACTGCTGCTCTCTGTGCGGTCGCACCTTCAGGCACGCAGGCGACTACAAGAAACACAACAGAGTCCACACGGGGGAGAAGCCGTACTGCTGCTCCGTGTGCGGAAAGCGCTTCAGCCAGTCGGGCTACCTGACTGTGCATCTGCGCTAccacacaggagagaagccGTTCGGCTGCAGTCATTGTGGCAAAAGTTTTAGTCACTCAAGTAACATGAAGAAACACCAGCAGACTCATCTGTGA
- the LOC122971439 gene encoding rho-related GTP-binding protein RhoG-like, which produces MQSVKCVVVGDSAVGKTYLLFTYIKKIFPKDYIPGFSDTYSTQVSVDGQTVGLNLWDTAGRAEYDRLRRLCYNQVNVIIICFSIASPSSYENVKHKWHPEVKHLCPNVPILLLGTKSDLRDDQEVLEKLREQNQTTVTQQQGTTMARQIKAVKYLECASINQDGLDEVFDEAVRASISHSTASKKPCVLL; this is translated from the coding sequence ATGCAGAGCgtgaagtgtgtggtggtgggtGACAGTGCAGTAGGAAAGACGTATCTGCTCTTCACCTACATCAAGAAGATCTTTCCCAAGGACTACATACCAGGTTTCtctgacacatacagtacccAGGTCAGCGTAGACGGCCAGACTGTCGGCCTTAACCTTTGGGACACCGCTGGCAGGGCAGAATATGACCGTTTACGCCGCCTCTGCTACAATCAAGTCAATGTCATCATCATCTGCTTCTCCATTGCTAGCCCATCATCCTACGAGAATGTCAAGCACAAGTGGCACCCAGAGGTTAAACACCTTTGCCCTAATGTGCCTATTCTCCTTCTGGGAACTAAGAGTGACCTGCGTGATGATCAGGAGGTCCTGGAAAAACTGAGGGAGCAGAATCAGACCACAGTCACTCAGCAGCAGGGGACAACCATGGCCAGACAGATAAAGGCTGTTAAATATCTTGAGTGTGCTTCGATCAACCAGGATGGACTAGATGAGGTGTTTGATGAGGCTGTGCGTGCTTCCATCAGTCATTCAACCGCCAGCAAGAAACCATGTGTACTCCTGTAA
- the LOC122971438 gene encoding zinc finger protein 252-like isoform X2, whose product MSKLERLNTRVAKLLTEAVQEVLEMVKETVSEYQEKTARTQRENESLKRRLQELQDKISRESTPLPSCGQLPEEKEEDQEQDFGLSLQQNSELSLTEQKHMSDHNPDHDVTQKSEEQESYINTESQAECNLAHTSAEHCKEQPKEEAHITEEAMTVHTSQGANNVCTSHSSSPLGVNLAVVKRETEPTDCTTSEPPSLQEHYSGCVDLSCNSSRHNSAGSHKPQVSAEPYELVFVRSNHTMSRRHGFAKTNRTAFDGRKIRMEHFRREDSHLCLVCGKTFSRVGNLRIHQRCHTGEKPYGCVQCGRRFSQAGDLKKHKRVHTGEKPYYCNQCGKNFSRGENLKRHQKVHIGETLQLQQVWREQQ is encoded by the exons ATGTCTAAACTTGAACGTCTGAATACCCGTGTGGCCAAGCTTCTGACTGAGGCGGTGCAGGAGGTTCTGGAGATGGTGAAGGAGACGGTGTCAGAGTACCAGGAGAAAACTGCcagaacacagagagagaatgagagtcTGAAGAGGAGACTGCAGGAGCTCCAGGATAAGATATCAAGAGAGAGCACAC CTCTACCTTCATGTGGTCAATTGcctgaagaaaaagaagaggatcAAGAACAGGATTTTGGCCTCTCTCTGCAGCAGAACTCAGAGCTTTCTCTCACAGAGCAAAAACATATGAGCGACCACAACCCTGACCATGATGTGACGCAGAAATCTGAAGAACAGGAGAGCTACATTAACACTGAATCACAAGCTGAGTGCAacttggcacacacatcagcagaACATTGCAAAGAACAACCAAAAGAGGAGGCGCACATTACTGAGGAAGCAATGACTGTCCACACATCTCAGGGTGCAAATAATGTGTGCACCTCTCACTCTAGCTCCCCACTTGGGGTAAATCTGGCTGTTGtcaaaagagaaacagagcCAACAGACTGCACAACATCAGAACCACCATCTCTACAAGAACATTATAGTGGCTGTGTTGATTTAAGCTGCAACTCCTCTCGTCACAACTCTGCTGGAAGCCATAAACCGCAAGTTAGTGCTGAACCTTACGAACTTGTCTTTGTCCGCTCAAATCACACCATGTCTAGGAGGCATGGCTTTGCCAAAACCAACAGGACTGCTTTCGATGGGAGAAAAATCAGGATGGAGCACTTCAGGAGAGAGGACTCACacttgtgtcttgtgtgtggAAAGACATTCAGCAGGGTCGGGAACTTGAGGATCCACCAGCGATGTCACACGGGAGAAAAGCCGTACGGCTGCGTACAGTGCGGGAGGCGTTTCAGTCAGGCTGGAGATCTGAAAAAACATAAGAGGGTCCACACAGGGGAAAAACCGTACTACTGCAACCAATGTGGAAAGAACTTCAGTCGGGGGGAGAATCTGAAAAGACACCAGAAGGTCCACATCGGAGAGACGCTACAGTTGCAGCAGGTTTGGAGGGAGCAGCAGTAG
- the LOC122971438 gene encoding zinc finger protein 658B-like isoform X1, which translates to MSKLERLNTRVAKLLTEAVQEVLEMVKETVSEYQEKTARTQRENESLKRRLQELQDKISRESTPALPSCGQLPEEKEEDQEQDFGLSLQQNSELSLTEQKHMSDHNPDHDVTQKSEEQESYINTESQAECNLAHTSAEHCKEQPKEEAHITEEAMTVHTSQGANNVCTSHSSSPLGVNLAVVKRETEPTDCTTSEPPSLQEHYSGCVDLSCNSSRHNSAGSHKPQVSAEPYELVFVRSNHTMSRRHGFAKTNRTAFDGRKIRMEHFRREDSHLCLVCGKTFSRVGNLRIHQRCHTGEKPYGCVQCGRRFSQAGDLKKHKRVHTGEKPYYCNQCGKNFSRGENLKRHQKVHIGETLQLQQVWREQQ; encoded by the exons ATGTCTAAACTTGAACGTCTGAATACCCGTGTGGCCAAGCTTCTGACTGAGGCGGTGCAGGAGGTTCTGGAGATGGTGAAGGAGACGGTGTCAGAGTACCAGGAGAAAACTGCcagaacacagagagagaatgagagtcTGAAGAGGAGACTGCAGGAGCTCCAGGATAAGATATCAAGAGAGAGCACAC CAGCTCTACCTTCATGTGGTCAATTGcctgaagaaaaagaagaggatcAAGAACAGGATTTTGGCCTCTCTCTGCAGCAGAACTCAGAGCTTTCTCTCACAGAGCAAAAACATATGAGCGACCACAACCCTGACCATGATGTGACGCAGAAATCTGAAGAACAGGAGAGCTACATTAACACTGAATCACAAGCTGAGTGCAacttggcacacacatcagcagaACATTGCAAAGAACAACCAAAAGAGGAGGCGCACATTACTGAGGAAGCAATGACTGTCCACACATCTCAGGGTGCAAATAATGTGTGCACCTCTCACTCTAGCTCCCCACTTGGGGTAAATCTGGCTGTTGtcaaaagagaaacagagcCAACAGACTGCACAACATCAGAACCACCATCTCTACAAGAACATTATAGTGGCTGTGTTGATTTAAGCTGCAACTCCTCTCGTCACAACTCTGCTGGAAGCCATAAACCGCAAGTTAGTGCTGAACCTTACGAACTTGTCTTTGTCCGCTCAAATCACACCATGTCTAGGAGGCATGGCTTTGCCAAAACCAACAGGACTGCTTTCGATGGGAGAAAAATCAGGATGGAGCACTTCAGGAGAGAGGACTCACacttgtgtcttgtgtgtggAAAGACATTCAGCAGGGTCGGGAACTTGAGGATCCACCAGCGATGTCACACGGGAGAAAAGCCGTACGGCTGCGTACAGTGCGGGAGGCGTTTCAGTCAGGCTGGAGATCTGAAAAAACATAAGAGGGTCCACACAGGGGAAAAACCGTACTACTGCAACCAATGTGGAAAGAACTTCAGTCGGGGGGAGAATCTGAAAAGACACCAGAAGGTCCACATCGGAGAGACGCTACAGTTGCAGCAGGTTTGGAGGGAGCAGCAGTAG
- the LOC122971208 gene encoding sesquipedalian-1-like → MKIHAKVVSYFESCNSPVDKEGYLYKKGEIKTSYQKRWCLLKGNLLFYKDRPADRDVIGVIVLEGCTVQLCESEEQFAFSLVWSEPGLRTYKFAAEDQASQESWIKALLSANHNYLALLVMDLEKKYRDTVGELGGPIKTFTMPNFNTPEFGYPAAGLSAQTSTLTPYAAPGVGAGSSLSSNPTLQAPTISSRSTSKRSPKLWSKRNANVVPINTPAPPMGEWSGVCLGTKEDFSKLHEDFGKEVKELIADWSKRGQGGEVVQEENLIDFG, encoded by the exons ATGAAGATTCATGCAAAGGTTGTCTCCTACTTTGAATCTTGTAATTCACCTGTGGACAAAGAAGGATACCTCTACAAGAAG GGGGAGATAAAGACTTCTTATCAGAAGCGCTGGTGCTTGCTGAAGGGGAACCTCCTCTTCTACAAGGACCGGCCAGCTGACCGGGACGTGATAGGAGTGATTGTTCTGGAGGGCTGCACCGTCCAGTTGTGCGAGTCCGAGGAGCAGTTTGCCTTCTCGCTGGTGTGGAGCGAGCCGGGACTGCGAACGTACAAGTTTGCCGCCGAGGACCAGGCCAGTCAGGAGAGCTGGATCAAAGCACTGCTGTCGGCCAACCACAACTACCTTGCTCTGCTAGTGATGGACCTGGAGAAGAAGTACAgag ATACAGTAGGTGAGCTCGGTGGCCCAATCAAGACTTTCACCATGCCAAATTTCAACACACCAGAATTTGGATATCCTGCAGCCGGTCTGAGCGCACAAACTTCAACGTTAACTCCGTACGCAGCACCGGGTGTGGGAGCAGGATCCAGTCTGAGCTCCAATCCAACGCTTCAAGCTCCGACCATTTCATCCAGATCAACCAGCAAGAGATCCCCCAAACTCTGGTCCAAGAGGAATGCAAATGTGGTGCCCATTAACACTCCTGCTCCACCCATGGGGGAGTGGTCAGGGGTATGTTTAGGCACCAAGGAGGATTTCAGTAAATTGCATGAGGACTTTGGAAAGGAAGTAAAGGAACTGATTGCTGATTGGTCAAAAAGGGGACAAGGCGGTGAAGTTGTCCAGGAAGAGAACCTGATAGATTTTGGCTGA